Proteins from one Microcoleus sp. FACHB-672 genomic window:
- a CDS encoding transposase produces the protein MTSSPSNKPQLLQHLFGKVFGERGYLSQKLAGQLGQQSGIQLVTKLKRNMNNPLMSLSDQQILRRSAIIDSIIDQLKNISGIEHSRHRSPVKGFVNVICGLIAYCHQPKKPSLLSDEALPTAA, from the coding sequence TTGACCTCATCGCCTAGCAATAAACCTCAACTCCTCCAACACCTCTTCGGTAAGGTGTTTGGTGAGCGGGGGTACTTGTCACAGAAATTGGCAGGGCAGTTAGGGCAGCAATCCGGGATTCAACTGGTCACTAAGCTCAAGCGGAACATGAACAATCCCCTAATGTCCCTCAGCGATCAGCAGATCCTGCGTCGAAGCGCAATTATTGACTCTATTATCGATCAACTGAAGAACATTTCTGGGATAGAACATTCCCGCCACCGCTCCCCAGTCAAGGGCTTTGTCAATGTCATCTGTGGGCTGATTGCCTATTGTCACCAGCCCAAGAAGCCGTCTCTGTTGAGCGACGAGGCTTTGCCTACTGCCGCTTAA
- a CDS encoding PEP-CTERM sorting domain-containing protein (PEP-CTERM proteins occur, often in large numbers, in the proteomes of bacteria that also encode an exosortase, a predicted intramembrane cysteine proteinase. The presence of a PEP-CTERM domain at a protein's C-terminus predicts cleavage within the sorting domain, followed by covalent anchoring to some some component of the (usually Gram-negative) cell surface. Many PEP-CTERM proteins exhibit an unusual sequence composition that includes large numbers of potential glycosylation sites. Expression of one such protein has been shown restore the ability of a bacterium to form floc, a type of biofilm.), producing the protein MASQLLTKLTLATAGAAVLAIGSVCAPAEAAFNFSFTTKGGGSGSFLLNTSTPATLGSVTNFSFSGSKFIKGAVSGLSGIGGFISGASGKPTLAGFLVSQSPTTFWGGLLAPKGTPIVGSGVLGKASFSINPLSTVAGALSTGSASAGTNPFSGLGLDLGLDSINCWDAEPVVKSEEVPEPFTVFGSIVGVGGLLAARRKRQMTIKAG; encoded by the coding sequence ATGGCATCACAATTATTGACTAAATTAACATTGGCTACAGCAGGAGCAGCAGTTCTAGCAATTGGATCAGTGTGTGCGCCGGCTGAAGCAGCATTCAACTTTTCTTTTACAACGAAGGGTGGGGGAAGTGGCTCCTTTTTGTTAAACACTTCCACTCCTGCAACTTTGGGATCTGTAACAAACTTCTCTTTCTCTGGCAGCAAATTTATCAAAGGTGCCGTAAGCGGTTTGTCGGGTATTGGTGGCTTTATCAGCGGTGCTTCCGGTAAGCCAACTTTAGCGGGGTTTTTAGTTTCTCAATCTCCTACAACATTTTGGGGTGGTTTGCTCGCTCCTAAAGGAACACCGATTGTAGGAAGCGGTGTTTTAGGGAAAGCTTCTTTTTCTATAAATCCTCTGTCCACTGTTGCTGGAGCGCTCTCAACCGGCAGTGCTAGTGCCGGGACAAATCCTTTTTCTGGTTTGGGACTTGACCTGGGACTTGATAGTATCAATTGCTGGGACGCAGAACCCGTTGTAAAATCAGAAGAAGTTCCCGAACCTTTCACCGTTTTTGGCAGTATTGTGGGTGTTGGAGGATTGCTAGCAGCACGCCGCAAACGGCAGATGACAATCAAAGCCGGTTAA
- a CDS encoding cryptochrome/photolyase family protein — MSDLILFWHRRDLRISDNIGLAAARQQTPKVVGVFCLDPNILKPGDVAPARVTYMIGCLQSLQQRYAKAGSQLLILQAQPERAIPALASALNAKAVFWNWDVEPYSQERDLTVKNALQEKGIQVHNFWDQILHAPEEIRTGLGQRYTVYTPFWKNWVSKPKAEPAELLQAAENLTVSEEEAAKNAGAGTLPSAKDLGFIWDNPLLLEPGEKPAQEKLEEFCQKAIYGYQEQRNFPGVEGTSTLSAALKFGAIGIRSVWAATDTVMQGCASDEACAGVQTWQQELAWREFYQHAMYNFPELAAGPYRQPFKDFPWDDDENDERFQAWCEGRTGYPIVDAAMRQMNQTAWMHNRCRMIVASFLTKDLIINWQRGEKYFMQKLYDGDVSANNGGWQWSASSGMDPKPLRIFNPATQAQKYDPDGEYIRQWIPELAGVDTAALLSGKITPVERQAVGYPAPIVDHNQQQRRFKELFAQQKA, encoded by the coding sequence TTTACGCATTTCTGACAATATCGGACTGGCAGCAGCACGGCAGCAAACTCCGAAAGTCGTGGGTGTTTTTTGCCTCGATCCCAATATTCTCAAACCAGGGGATGTCGCGCCGGCACGCGTTACTTACATGATAGGCTGTTTGCAATCACTTCAGCAGCGTTATGCAAAAGCCGGCAGCCAATTATTAATCCTGCAAGCTCAGCCAGAGCGAGCGATCCCAGCACTGGCATCCGCACTCAATGCTAAAGCGGTTTTCTGGAATTGGGATGTCGAACCGTATTCTCAAGAACGCGATCTCACGGTTAAAAATGCCCTCCAAGAAAAAGGCATTCAAGTACATAATTTTTGGGATCAAATCTTACACGCACCAGAGGAGATTCGCACGGGTTTAGGACAGCGCTATACGGTTTACACACCTTTCTGGAAAAATTGGGTGAGCAAACCGAAAGCCGAGCCGGCAGAATTACTGCAAGCTGCTGAAAATTTAACTGTAAGTGAAGAGGAAGCCGCAAAAAATGCTGGTGCCGGCACACTTCCTAGTGCCAAAGATTTAGGCTTTATTTGGGATAACCCTCTGTTACTAGAACCGGGAGAGAAGCCGGCGCAAGAAAAACTGGAAGAATTTTGCCAAAAGGCAATTTATGGATATCAAGAACAGCGTAATTTTCCAGGCGTTGAGGGCACTTCTACCCTAAGTGCTGCCCTTAAATTTGGTGCGATTGGTATTCGCAGCGTTTGGGCGGCAACCGATACTGTAATGCAAGGATGTGCCAGTGATGAAGCGTGTGCCGGCGTCCAAACTTGGCAACAAGAACTCGCATGGCGAGAATTTTATCAACACGCGATGTATAATTTTCCCGAATTAGCTGCCGGCCCTTATCGTCAGCCTTTTAAAGACTTTCCTTGGGATGACGATGAGAACGATGAGCGTTTCCAAGCTTGGTGTGAAGGCAGAACCGGCTACCCCATTGTTGATGCGGCAATGCGTCAAATGAATCAAACTGCCTGGATGCACAACCGCTGCCGCATGATTGTTGCCAGTTTCCTTACAAAAGACTTAATTATTAACTGGCAAAGGGGAGAAAAATACTTCATGCAAAAACTTTATGACGGCGATGTTTCTGCAAATAATGGCGGTTGGCAGTGGAGTGCATCGAGTGGCATGGACCCCAAACCTTTGCGGATTTTCAACCCAGCCACGCAAGCGCAAAAATACGATCCCGATGGTGAATATATCCGGCAATGGATTCCAGAATTAGCCGGTGTAGATACCGCCGCGTTGCTGAGTGGAAAAATTACGCCGGTGGAACGCCAAGCTGTTGGTTATCCCGCTCCTATTGTGGATCACAATCAACAACAGCGCAGGTTTAAGGAATTGTTTGCACAGCAGAAAGCCTGA